The Polyangium mundeleinium genome contains the following window.
CGAGGCCACGGGCAAGACGCTGCTCGCGGATCTCGGCGAGGGGAAGATGACGTACCCCTTGCTCTGCGCGCTCGAACGTTGCCCGGAGCTCGTGCCGCTGCTCGAAGCGGTGTGCGCAGGCGAGGAGGTCGGGCCCGAGGTGGGCGGTCGTGTGGCCTCGCAGCTTCGCTCGTCGGGCGTGGTCGACGAGTGCCTCGCGCTCGCGCGGAAGCTCTGCGAGGAGGCCATCGCAGGGCTCTCGTCAATCCCGGATGGAGTCGCCAAGAGTGCGCTCGTGACCGTCGCGCGCGCGACGCCCGAGCGCAGGAGGTAAGCGCCATGATCGTGTCCTTGAAGAGCGGCGCCGACGCGGCGAACGTGCTCAGGGAGCTCACGGGGCGGGGGCTCTGGGTCTCGCGCGTGGAGCGCAGCGCATCGGGCAACGCCGTGCATTACGTGATCGCGCCGCACTCGCAGCTGGCGGATCCCGAGGAGCTCGCGCGGATCGACGGCGTCGCCGAGGTGACGACGCCCAAGCCCGCGCACCCGTTGGTCTCGGCGCAGGGCCCCGTCGTCGACGTGGGCGGCTTGAAGGTCGGTACGGACAAACCGGTCTTCATGTGCGGCCCGTGCAGCCTCGAATCCGAGGCGCAGGTGCACGAGACGGCCTCCGTGCTCTCGTCGCTCGGCGTCTCGTTCATCCGCGGCGGGGCGTTCAAGCCGCGGACGAGCCCCTACGCGTTCCAGGGCCACGGCGACGTCGCGCTCGAATGGGTGCGGCGCGCGGCCGACGCGGCGGGGATGCGGGTCGTGACCGAGGCGCTTGGCGAGGGGCACGTCTCCGCGGTCGCCGCGTATGCGGATCTCGTGCAGGTCGGCTCGCGCAACATGCAGAATTTTTCGCTGCTCAAGGCGATCGGCAAGACGGAGAAGCCGGTGCTCCTGAAGCGCGGCATGTCCGCGACGATCGAGGAGTGGTTGCTCGCGGGCGAGTATCTGCTCTCGCATGGATCGAAGGGCGTGATCTTCTGCGAGCGAGGGATCCGCGGGTTCGACGACTCGACGCGGAACCTGCTCGACATCGGAGCCGTCGCGCTCCTCCGGTACGTGCATCGGCTGCCGGTCGTGGTGGATCCCTCGCACGGCCTCGGGCGGCGGGATCTCGTCGCGCCGCTCGGACGCGCAGCGCTCGCGGCGGGCGCGGCGGGCCTCATGATCGAGACGCACCCGGATCCGTCGACGGCACTCTCGGACGGCCCGCAGGCGGTGCCGCTTGGCGAGCTCGGCTCGCTGCTCGGTCGGCTGGTCTCGGCGGAGGAAGCACGATGAAGCGCGCGATCACGAGCCGCATCAGCAAGTTCTACGAGCGCTCGCCCGAGGCGCGCCTCGTCGTGCTGCGCGAGATGGGCGCCGTCGACGACGTCTCGTTCGCGCACCTCGCGCGGGGCGGGTTTCTCGACGTGACGGTGGCCGATCACATGAGCGAGAACGTGATCGCGACGCACGCGCTGCCGCTTGGCGTGGGCCTGAACTTCCTGATCAACGGCCGCGACGTCCTCGTGCCGATGGCCGTCGAGGAGCCGAGCGTCGTGGCCGCGGCGTCGAACGCGGCGCGCATGGTGCGCGCCTCGGGCGGGTTCTCGGGCGAGGCGGATCCGCCGATCATGACGGCCCAAATCCAGCTCGATGACGTGCCCGATCCGACCGCGGCCTGCGCGCGCATCCTCGAAGCGCGAGCGCGGCTCTCTGCGCTCGGCGATGCGTCGATCCCGCGCATGGTGGCCCGCGGCGGCGGCGTGCGTGATCTCGACGTGCGGGTGCTCGACGAGGCGCTCGGCGTGATCGTGCTGCACGTGCACGTCGACGTGGGCGACTGCATGGGCGCGAACACGGTCGACACGGTGGCCGAGGCCATGGCGCCCGCCGTGCACGCGATCACGGGCGGGACGATGGGGCTCCGGATCCTCACGAACCTGCCGCTGAGGCGCCTCGTGCGGGTGCGCGCGGAGGTGCGCGACGAGGACGTGGGCGGATCGGAGCTCGCGAGCGGCATCGCGCGCGCCAGCCGCTTCGCCGAGCTCGATGTTTTTCGCGCCGTCACCCACAACAAGGGCTTCATGAACGGCCTCGACGCGGCCGCGATCGCGCTCGGGCAGGATTTTCGGGCAATCGAGGCGGGTGCGCACGCGTTTGCCGCGCACCGCGGGTCGTACCGGCCGCTCAGCACGTGGAAGCGCAAGCCCGGCGGGCTCGTCGGCGAGGCGGAGCTGCCGCTCGCAGTGGGCACGGCCGGGGGCCTGTCGAGCGCGCATCCAGGCGTGCGCGCGGCGCTCGACATGCTGGGCGCGGCGACGGCGGGCGAGCTCGCCGTGGTGCTCGCGTCGGTCGGGCTCGCGTCGAACCTCGCGGCGCTGCGCGCGCTCGCGGGGGAGGGCATCCAGCGAGGTCACATGCGCCTGCATGAGCGGAAAAACCACGTGCAGGCCAGCGATCCGCCGCCCGCGCCGAGCGGGCCGCGAAGCGAGGTGGGACGATGAGCCAGGAGACGACGAAGGTTCCGCGCGCAGGCAGCGGCGAGATGTTCGACGCGATCGCGGCGCGTTACGACCTCTTGAACCGGATCCTCTCGCTCGGGATGGATCAAGGCTGGCGGCGCCGCGCCGTCGAGGCGCTCGCGCTCCGGCCGGGCGCGCGCGTGCTCGATCTCGCCACGGGGACCGCGGACCTCGCGATGACCATCGCCAAGGCGCACCCCGACGCCACGGTGATCGGTCTGGATCCGTCGAGCGGCATGCTCGCCGAGGGCGCGCACAAGATCGCGGCGGCCGGCCTCGAAGGCCGCGTCACGCTGCGCATCGGTGACGCGCAGGCCTTGCCGTTCGAGGACGCGAGCGTCGATGGCGTGGCCATCGCGTTCGGCATCCGCAACGTGCCCGACAGGGCAAAGGCCCTTCGCGAGATGGCGCGCGTCACGCGGCCGGGCGGGCGTGTCGTCCTGCTGGAGCTCTCCGAGCCTCGCGCTGGCGTGATGGGCCTGCTCGCGCGCACGTACGTGCACGAGATCGTCCCGCGCATCGGCGCGGCGCTCTCCGGGGCGAAGGAGTATCGCTACCTGCAGCGCTCGATCGAGGCGTTTCCGTCTCCCGACGTCTTCTCGCGGATGATGGGGGAGGCGGGGCTCTCCGTGCTCGAAGCTTCGCCGCTCACGTTTGGTGTCGCGCACCTCTTCGTGGGCACGCCGCTCGGGGAAAGGGCGCGTCGGGAGGAGGTATAGGTGTCTTCGGGCCTTGGGGCAGACCTCCTCGCGCGCCTTTCACGGGCGACGAGGAGAGGTGCGGGATCGGCCGGGGAGCTCCTGGCCGTCGTGGCCCCGGCGCCGGTCGTGCCTGCGGCCCGGCTCGTCGCCGCGTGTACGTCCGCCGCGCCGATCGTGTTGTTTCAGGCCCCTCCACGCGAGGGCGAGGAGCCGATCGGCGTCGTGGGCTTTGGGGAGATCGCACGGGTCGAAGGGAGCGGATCGGAGCGTCTCGCGCAGGTCACGAGCGCGGCGCGGAGGATCTTCGCGTCGCTGCGCGAGGAGCGCGATGCGGACGCGGGCGGCGCGCCCGGGCCGCGGTTCGTCGGGGGTTTGTCCTTCCGGACCGAGGCGTATCACGCGCCGCCGTGGTCCGCGTTCGCGGATGCGAGTTTTTCCCTTGCGCGGTGGATGTACGTGGCACGCCCTGGCGAGGCTTGGCTTTGGCTTCTGGTGCGCGACGGAGATCTCGCGTCGGAGCGTGCTGTGATCGAGGCCGAGCTCGCGTCGATCGAAGCGGCCTTCGTGGCCTCCGCGCAGCCTGCGCAGGACGCGCCTCCGCGTGGGGCAGGGGAGGGCGCGCGGCTTGAAGGAACGAGCCATGAGGCGTTCTGCTCCCTTGTGCGCGAGGCGCTCGACGCCATCCGTGCGCGCGAGATCGACAAGGTCGTCCCTGTCGCCGCGACGCGCGTTTGTCCGGTCCGTCCGCTCGACGCGCGTGTTGCCCTCTCGCGGATCGCGGAGGCGTACGTCGAGACCACGCGGTTCGCCGTGCAGCGCGGGGAGCGCGTCTTCCTCGGCGCCTCGCCCGAGCGGCTCGTCTCGCGCCGCGGCCGCGTCGTCAGCACGGACGGGCTCGCGGGCACGGTGCGACGTGGCGCCGACGACACGTCCCTCGTGCGGGCGCTCCTCGCGAACCCCAAGGAGCGACGCGAGCACGCCCTCGTCGTGGAAGCGATCGCGGCTGTGCTCGCCCATCGTTGCGACACGCTCGACGTCCCTGAAGCCCCGTCGATCCGCAGCCTGCCCAACGTCCACCACCTGTGGACGCCGATCCGCGGCGTCCTGCGCGACGACACGCACGTGCTCGCGCTCGTCGAGGCCTTGCACCCGACGCCCGCCGTCTCGGGCACGCCGCGGGATCATGCGACCGCGTGGATCGCCACGCACGAGCCCGACGCGCGCGGTTGGTACACGGGCGCCGTCGGATGGTTCGACGCCGCCGGGGACGGCGATTTTGCGGTTGCCATCCGCGCCGGACTCGTCGCGCCGGATGAGGCCTGGCTCTACGCGGGCGCCGGGATCGTCGAGGGGTCGGATCCGCCGGCCGAGTACGCCGAGACCCGCGCCAAGCAAGCTCCGATGCTCGCGGCCCTGGGAATCCAATGAGCACGAACGAGCACCTCACCTGGGCCGAGACCTTCATGGCCGCGCTCGCCGCCGCCGGCGTGCGTGACGTCGTGGTTTGTCCGGGCTCCCGCTCCACGCCCCTCGCGCTCGCCGCCGACGTCACGGCGGGCCTGCGGATCCACACGGCGGTCGACGAGCGGGCCGCGGCCTTTTTCGCGCTCGGTCAGGCCCGCGTGACCCGCCTCCCGAGCGCCGTGCTCTGCACCTCGGGCACGGCCGGCGCGCACTTCACGCCCGCCGTGATCGAGGCCTCGCAGAGCCACGTCCCGCTCCTCCTCGTCACGGCCGATCGGCCCTGGGAGGCGGTCGATGTCGCCGCGTCGCAGACGATCGATCAGACGAAGCTCTTCGGCGCGCACGTGCGCTTCTTCGTGGAGCTCGGCCTGCCCGATCTCGGCGCGCCCCGGGAAGCCCCGGCCCGCGTCGCGCTCCACGCCGCGGCCCGCACCCTCGGCCCCGATCCGGGCCCCGTGCACGTAAATGCGCGCTTTCGCAAGCCGCTCGAGCCTTCCCAGCCGTGGCCCGATGCCGACCGATCCACGCGCCTCACCGACGTCCTCCGCCGCGGCACGACCCGCGTCTTTGCGCCCCGAACCGCCGCCCCGCCCGAGGCCCTCGAGGCCCTCGCCGAGCTCGCCTCCCACACGGAACGAGGCCTCATCGTCTGCGGCCCTGCGCCCGTCGATCGCCCCGAAGCCCCGCTGCGCGAAGCTGCCGTCGCCCTCGCTCGTGCCACGGGCTTCCCCCTGCTCGCCGAGACCACGAGCCAGGCCCGCTTCGGCTCCGCCGCGCCGGACGTCGTCGCCTGCGCCGCCTTCGACACCCTCTTGCGGGATCCCGCCTTCGCCGCGCGCCACGCCCCCGACCTCCTCATCGAGCTCGGCGCGCCCGCCACGTCTCAGGGATACGCCGACTACCTCGCGAAGCACCCGACCGCCGCGCGTTACGTCATCGCGCCCCACGGCTGGAACGATCCCTCCCAGGACGCGACGGCCCTCGTCCTCGCCGATCCCGCCGAGACCGCCCGCGCCCTCGCCGCGCGCCTCGGCCCTGCGCGCCGGTCCTCGCCGAGCCTGTGGGCCGA
Protein-coding sequences here:
- the menD gene encoding 2-succinyl-5-enolpyruvyl-6-hydroxy-3-cyclohexene-1-carboxylic-acid synthase; the encoded protein is MSTNEHLTWAETFMAALAAAGVRDVVVCPGSRSTPLALAADVTAGLRIHTAVDERAAAFFALGQARVTRLPSAVLCTSGTAGAHFTPAVIEASQSHVPLLLVTADRPWEAVDVAASQTIDQTKLFGAHVRFFVELGLPDLGAPREAPARVALHAAARTLGPDPGPVHVNARFRKPLEPSQPWPDADRSTRLTDVLRRGTTRVFAPRTAAPPEALEALAELASHTERGLIVCGPAPVDRPEAPLREAAVALARATGFPLLAETTSQARFGSAAPDVVACAAFDTLLRDPAFAARHAPDLLIELGAPATSQGYADYLAKHPTAARYVIAPHGWNDPSQDATALVLADPAETARALAARLGPARRSSPSLWAESFRRADALAWSLAEAHASAAHLTEAAVARLVIAGCPADALFSVGNSLPVRDVDLWAPPRPSPLGVLHQRGASGIDGLVASAAGAATVAGRPVVLLLGDTSVLHDLTSLALARRAPVPLVVVVVQNQGGRIFERLPIARAVDVDRFDKYFTMHEPVDLAPAAAAFGVRFARTDTESAFVRAFAEALKTPGATLIEAVVPPDDGRARVTCFRSELAATLAREDLS
- the aroF gene encoding 3-deoxy-7-phosphoheptulonate synthase, producing the protein MIVSLKSGADAANVLRELTGRGLWVSRVERSASGNAVHYVIAPHSQLADPEELARIDGVAEVTTPKPAHPLVSAQGPVVDVGGLKVGTDKPVFMCGPCSLESEAQVHETASVLSSLGVSFIRGGAFKPRTSPYAFQGHGDVALEWVRRAADAAGMRVVTEALGEGHVSAVAAYADLVQVGSRNMQNFSLLKAIGKTEKPVLLKRGMSATIEEWLLAGEYLLSHGSKGVIFCERGIRGFDDSTRNLLDIGAVALLRYVHRLPVVVDPSHGLGRRDLVAPLGRAALAAGAAGLMIETHPDPSTALSDGPQAVPLGELGSLLGRLVSAEEAR
- a CDS encoding hydroxymethylglutaryl-CoA reductase, degradative; translated protein: MKRAITSRISKFYERSPEARLVVLREMGAVDDVSFAHLARGGFLDVTVADHMSENVIATHALPLGVGLNFLINGRDVLVPMAVEEPSVVAAASNAARMVRASGGFSGEADPPIMTAQIQLDDVPDPTAACARILEARARLSALGDASIPRMVARGGGVRDLDVRVLDEALGVIVLHVHVDVGDCMGANTVDTVAEAMAPAVHAITGGTMGLRILTNLPLRRLVRVRAEVRDEDVGGSELASGIARASRFAELDVFRAVTHNKGFMNGLDAAAIALGQDFRAIEAGAHAFAAHRGSYRPLSTWKRKPGGLVGEAELPLAVGTAGGLSSAHPGVRAALDMLGAATAGELAVVLASVGLASNLAALRALAGEGIQRGHMRLHERKNHVQASDPPPAPSGPRSEVGR
- a CDS encoding isochorismate synthase, translated to MSSGLGADLLARLSRATRRGAGSAGELLAVVAPAPVVPAARLVAACTSAAPIVLFQAPPREGEEPIGVVGFGEIARVEGSGSERLAQVTSAARRIFASLREERDADAGGAPGPRFVGGLSFRTEAYHAPPWSAFADASFSLARWMYVARPGEAWLWLLVRDGDLASERAVIEAELASIEAAFVASAQPAQDAPPRGAGEGARLEGTSHEAFCSLVREALDAIRAREIDKVVPVAATRVCPVRPLDARVALSRIAEAYVETTRFAVQRGERVFLGASPERLVSRRGRVVSTDGLAGTVRRGADDTSLVRALLANPKERREHALVVEAIAAVLAHRCDTLDVPEAPSIRSLPNVHHLWTPIRGVLRDDTHVLALVEALHPTPAVSGTPRDHATAWIATHEPDARGWYTGAVGWFDAAGDGDFAVAIRAGLVAPDEAWLYAGAGIVEGSDPPAEYAETRAKQAPMLAALGIQ
- the ubiE gene encoding bifunctional demethylmenaquinone methyltransferase/2-methoxy-6-polyprenyl-1,4-benzoquinol methylase UbiE, whose translation is MSQETTKVPRAGSGEMFDAIAARYDLLNRILSLGMDQGWRRRAVEALALRPGARVLDLATGTADLAMTIAKAHPDATVIGLDPSSGMLAEGAHKIAAAGLEGRVTLRIGDAQALPFEDASVDGVAIAFGIRNVPDRAKALREMARVTRPGGRVVLLELSEPRAGVMGLLARTYVHEIVPRIGAALSGAKEYRYLQRSIEAFPSPDVFSRMMGEAGLSVLEASPLTFGVAHLFVGTPLGERARREEV